In Ralstonia pseudosolanacearum, the DNA window CCGGCCAGCAGCGCGTCGTGCGGGTGCAGATCGACGAACGGTTCGGGCACGTGGTCGGCGAGCTTGGGGGCGCGGCCGGTGCGCGTCATGGTGTGCCACTGGTCGCGCACGCGGCCGGTGTTGAGGATGAGCGGGTAGTCGCTGTCCGGCGCGTGCACCGGCGCGCGGGCCGCGGTGGGCACGAAGCGCGCGCGGCCGTCGGCATGGGCGAAGCGGCCGTCGCTGAACAGCCGCGCCTCACCGGCCCCGCCAAGGGTGACCGGCCATTGCACCGGCGCCATGCCGTCGTAGGCGTCGGCATCCAGGCCGGTCAGGCCGCCGAGGTGGAAGGCACGGCGCACGCCCTGTGCGTCGTTGGCAAAGGCGGACAGGCGCGCGTGCTCGTCGAACACGTCGTGCGGGCCCTTGAAGTCGAAGCCGTCGTAGCCCATGCGGCGGGCCACGTCGGCGATGATGTCCCAGTCGGCGCGGGCCTCGCCCGGTGCGGGGAGGAAGGCGCGCTGGCGCGAGATGCGCCGCTCGGAGTTGGTGACGGTGCCATTCTTCTCGCCCCAGCCGAGCGCCGGCAGCACGATATCGGCCAGCAGCGTGGTGTCGGTCGCCTCGACGATGTCGGAGGCCACCACCAGCTCGCACTTGGCCAGCGCGCGGCGCACCTGGTCGGCATCGGGCAGGCTGACCACCGGGTTCGTGCCCATGATCCACACCGCCTTGACGCGGCCGGCCTCGATGGCCGAAAACAGGTCGACCGCCTTGAGGCCCACCTTGTCGGCCATGCGCGGCGCGTTCCAGAACGTCTGCACCAGCTCGCGGTGCCGCGGCTCGTGCAGCTCCAGGTGGGCGGCCAGCATGTTGGCCAGCCCGCCCACCTCGCGCCCGCCCATCGCGTTCGGCTGGCCGGTGATGGAGAACGGCCCCATGCCGGCACGCCCGATGCGGCCGGTCAGCAGGTGGCAGTTGATGATGCTGTTGACCTTGTCGGTGCCCGCCGACGACTGGTTGACGCCCTGCGAGAACGCGGTGATGGTGCGCGGCGTGTCGGCGAACCAGCCGTAGAAGGTCTGCAGGTCGTCGACCTTGAGCTTGCAGTCCCGGGCCACTTCGGCCATGTCGGCGGCATCCGCGTCGGCCGCGCGCAGGGCATCGTCCAGGCCGCTGGTGTGCAGGTCGACGAAGTCGCGGTCGACCGCGCCGCGCCGCGCCAGGAACGACAGCAGGCCGTTGAACAGCCGCACATCGGTGCCCGGCCGGATCGGCAGGTGCAGGTCGGCCAGCTCGCAGGTGGCGGTGTGGCGCGGATCGATCACCACCACCTTGACCTCCGGCCGGGCCTCCTTCACGCGCACGATGCGCTGGAACAGGATCGGGTGGCACCACGCGGTGTTGGAGCCGACCAGCACGATCAGGTCGGCCGCTTCCAAGTCGTCGTAGCAGACCGGCACCAGGTCTTCGCCGAAGGCGCGCTTGTGCCCGGCCACGGCCGACGACATGCACAGCCGCGAGTTGGTGTCGATGTTGGCGCTGCCGATGAAACCCTTCATCAGCTTGTTGGCGAGGTAGTAGTCCTCGGTCAGCAGCTGGCCGGAGACGTAGAGCGCGACGGCGTCCGGGCCGTGTTCGTCGACGATGCGGCGGAAACCCTGCGCGACGGCATCGAGCGCCGTGTCCCACGCTACGCGGCATAGCGGCGCGGGCGGCGCGGGCGGCGCGTCCGGGTCGGGCGTGCGCTCGCGCATGGCCGGATACAGCAGGCGGCCGTCCAGGCCGACGGTCTCGCCCAGCGCCGAGCCCTTGACGCACAGCCGGCCGGCGTTGGCCGGATGCGCCGGGTCGCCCGCGATGCCGACGCTGCCATCGGCTTGCGGCGTGGCCAGCACGCCGCAGCCGACGCCGCAGTACGGGCACGTGGTGCGCACGGCCTCGGTGAGCGGGTGGATGGGGATCGTCGTCATCGTCATGAGGGGGCGTACTTTATCGTTGTCAGGCAGCCTCGGCCTCGCACAGTGCGCGGCCGAACAGCAGGCGCTGGCGCATCGCCGCGATGGGTGCCTGCCGCTGGATCAGCTCGAAATACCACGGCCCATCGGCCACGTCGCCGTACAGCACCGCGCCGACGATGCGGTCGTCCTTGAGCACCAGCCGCTTGTAGACGCCCCGGCGCGGATCGCGCAGCACGATGTCTTCGGTGCCCTCGCCGCCGATGAAGTCGCCGGCCGAGTACAAGTCCACGCCGGTGACCTTCAGCTTGGTCGCCGTGGCCTGCTGCACGTAGCGGCGGTGGCCGGCGCCGGCCAGGTGCGCGGCGCACACGCGGGCCTGGTCCCAGATCGGGGCGACCAGGCCGAAGGTGGCGCTGCGGTGCTGC includes these proteins:
- a CDS encoding nitrate reductase yields the protein MTMTTIPIHPLTEAVRTTCPYCGVGCGVLATPQADGSVGIAGDPAHPANAGRLCVKGSALGETVGLDGRLLYPAMRERTPDPDAPPAPPAPLCRVAWDTALDAVAQGFRRIVDEHGPDAVALYVSGQLLTEDYYLANKLMKGFIGSANIDTNSRLCMSSAVAGHKRAFGEDLVPVCYDDLEAADLIVLVGSNTAWCHPILFQRIVRVKEARPEVKVVVIDPRHTATCELADLHLPIRPGTDVRLFNGLLSFLARRGAVDRDFVDLHTSGLDDALRAADADAADMAEVARDCKLKVDDLQTFYGWFADTPRTITAFSQGVNQSSAGTDKVNSIINCHLLTGRIGRAGMGPFSITGQPNAMGGREVGGLANMLAAHLELHEPRHRELVQTFWNAPRMADKVGLKAVDLFSAIEAGRVKAVWIMGTNPVVSLPDADQVRRALAKCELVVASDIVEATDTTLLADIVLPALGWGEKNGTVTNSERRISRQRAFLPAPGEARADWDIIADVARRMGYDGFDFKGPHDVFDEHARLSAFANDAQGVRRAFHLGGLTGLDADAYDGMAPVQWPVTLGGAGEARLFSDGRFAHADGRARFVPTAARAPVHAPDSDYPLILNTGRVRDQWHTMTRTGRAPKLADHVPEPFVDLHPHDALLAGVREGALARVSSRWGSVVARVRMSGGIARGSVFVPIHWNGQFASDARVGAVVNPVVDPVSGEPEFKHTPVMVEPFDVAWHGFVLSRRALDAGEATWWTRIQGRQFVRYELAGRQQIGSAHAWARRLLGVDDPHADWLEYEDTTARVYRAVYVVDDRIEACLFLSPRPDLPSRNWLAGLFAHDRLEDIDRAGVLLGQPIEAGADAGPTVCSCFGVGRNTICDAIRTKGLQSTGEITACLKAGGNCGSCVPELKRLLVEARVQQAA